The following proteins come from a genomic window of Nicotiana tomentosiformis chromosome 12, ASM39032v3, whole genome shotgun sequence:
- the LOC104114561 gene encoding probable CoA ligase CCL12 isoform X4, with protein MVANALENMFSKGDAIAIDMPMTATAVVIYLAIVLAGFVVVSIADSFAAQEIAVRLRVSNAKAVFTQDSIVRGGRRFPLYSRVVEAAPLKAIVVPAIGEDVQVQLRNQDRSWNDFLASVSHLPRPNSYFPVHQSIDSVTNILFSSGTTGDPKAIPWTHLSPIRCAAESWANLDVRAGDVSCWPTNLGWVMGPILIYSCFLTGATLALYHGSPLDHGFGKFVQDAGVTILGTVPSLVKTWKSTGCIKGLDWTRIRMFASTGEASNVDDDLWLSSRVDYKPVIECCGGTELSSSYIMGNLLQPQAFGAFSSASMSTGFVILDEDGRPYPDDQACVGEVGLFPTYMGATDRLLNADHEKVYFEGMPMYKDMQLRRHGDILKRTVGGYLVVQGRADDTMNLGGIKTSSIEIERVCDRADVSVLETAAVSAAPPNGGPEQLAIFVVLTEGITVSPDTLKKRFSRAIQSNLNPLFKVSSVKIVPMFPRTASNKLLRRVLRDQWKQDLQIQSKI; from the exons ATGGTGGCAAATGCACTGGAAAACATGTTCTCAAAGGGTGATGCCATTGCCATTGACATGCCAATGACTGCCACAGCAGTCGTTATATACTTGGCCATTGTTCTTGCTGGATTTGTGGTGGTATCAATTGCTGATAGCTTTGCTGCACAGGAGATTGCGGTCCGTTTACGAGTATCTAATGCCAAGGCTGTATTTACACAG GATTCCATAGTGCGAGGAGGCCGAAGATTCCCCTTGTACAG TCGAGTTGTAGAAGCTGCTCCACTTAAAGCTATTGTAGTTCCTGCGATTGGGGAGGATGTACAAGTTCAATTAAGGAACCAAGATCGATCATGGAATGATTTTCTTGCCAGTGTCAGTCACCTTCCCAG GCCAAATTCTTATTTTCCAGTTCATCAATCGATAGACTCTGTTACCAACATACTATTCTCATCAGGAACCACAG GAGATCCAAAAGCAATACCTTGGACTCACCTGTCTCCCATTCGATGTGCTGCTGAGTCATGGGCTAATCTTGATGTTCGAGCTGGAGATGTTAGCTGCTGGCCCACAAACTTGGGATGGGTGATGGGACCAATTCTAATCTACAGTTGCTTTCTAACTGGTGCAACTCTAGCTCTCTATCATGGATCCCCTCTAGACCATGGTTTTGGGAAATTTGTGCAG GATGCAGGAGTTACTATCCTGGGGACTGTTCCAAGCTTAGTGAAGACTTGGAAAAGTACTGGGTGTATTAAAGGCCTAGATTGGACAAGGATACG GATGTTTGCTAGTACTGGAGAAGCCTCTAATGTCGATGATGATCTTTGGCTTTCTTCAAGGGTGGACTATAAACCTGTTATTGAATGCTGCGGAGGCACAGAGCTATCGTCATCTTACATTATGGGAAATCTTCTTCAACCACAAGCTTTTGGAGCATTTAGCTCTGCATCAATGTCCACCGGTTTTGTCATCTTAGACGAAGATGGGCGCCCTTAT CCAGATGATCAAGCTTGTGTTGGTGAAGTAGGCTTGTTTCCAACCTATATGGGAGCAACTGATAGATTGCTGAATGCTGATCATGAGAAAGTGTATTTCGAGGGAATGCCAATGTACAAAGATATG CAACTAAGGAGACATGGTGATATCCTAAAGCGAACTGTTGGAGGTTATCTTGTTGTTCAAGGCAGAGCTGATGACACCATGAATCTTGGAGGTATAAAG ACAAGTTCAATAGAAATTGAGCGTGTTTGTGATCGTGCTGATGTCAGTGTCCTGGAAACTGCTGCAGTCAGTGCTGCACCACCAAATGGTGGTCCAGAACAGTTAGCTATATTTGTGGTTCTCACAGAGGGGATAACTGTTTCACCAGACACTCTGAAGAAAAGATTCTCAAGAGCCATTCAAAGCAATCTTAATCCTTTATTCAAG GTGAGCTCCGTGAAGATAGTCCCGATGTTCCCTCGAACAGCTTCAAATAAGTTGTTGAGGAGAGTTCTAAGAGACCAGTGGAAGCAAGATCTTCAGATACAGAGTAAAATTTAG
- the LOC104114563 gene encoding uncharacterized protein, translated as MKELNSTTDPIGQNLIKGISNVCFSVFVFSVLIFTIIAITYQPPDPWESSRALTRVFTQVENATFKVDNSVLKTGEDVATAPMVGAFSLVPITEASIEKSEEKLPAETLKLGCESENVVVNCSDPRVLITIERFNLRAFKSIAFLDYQTPVNGSKPDECDVAWRFRNKKEKSWRKYRDFRRFRMGFSDDCSYKVVHAGRWHSGINARRPRIRVNTAGTGRKARIAPPVRDEDINDTIPVIGSDSAFRDGRYLYYSRGGDYCKEMNHYLWSFLCALGEAQYLNRTFVMDLSICLASSHTQSRKDEEGKDFRFYFDFEHLKEDASIVEEGDFLKDWKRWDKTHKKKISVRKVANHKVSPMQLRTDKSTIIWRQFDAPEPENYWYRVCEGPAAKYIQRPWHALWKSKRLMNIVTEISGSMDWDYDAVHVVRGEKAQNKELWPHLDADTSPDAFVMKLQGAITPWRNLYVATNEPFYNYFDKLRSHYKVHLLDDYKYLWSNTSEWYNETTQLNGGRPVEFDGYMRVEVDTEVLYRAKTQVETFYNLTKDCKDGINTC; from the coding sequence ATGAAGGAATTGAATTCAACAACAGACCCAATTGGGCAAAACTTAATAAAAGGTATAAGCAATGTGTGTTTTTCAGTTTTTGTTTTCTCAGTGCTTATATTTACTATAATTGCTATCACATACCAACCTCCTGATCCATGGGAATCATCTAGAGCACTGACTAGGGTCTTCACCCAAGTTGAAAATGCAACATTTAAAGTGGACAATTCTGTCCTCAAAACTGGTGAGGATGTTGCCACTGCTCCTATGGTAGGGGCTTTCTCTTTAGTACCAATAACTGAAGCTTCTATTGAGAAATCTGAAGAGAAACTTCCAGCTGAGACTCTGAAATTGGGATGTGAGAGTGAGAATGTAGTTGTTAATTGTTCAGATCCAAGGGTGTTGATCACCATTGAGAGATTTAACTTGAGGGCTTTCAAGTCCATTGCTTTTTTGGATTATCAAACTCCCGTTAATGGGTCGAAACCCGATGAGTGTGATGTGGCATGGAGGTTTAGAAACAAGAAAGAGAAATCTTGGAGGAAGTACAGAGATTTCAGAAGGTTCAGAATGGGGTTTAGTGATGATTGTAGTTACAAAGTAGTTCATGCGGGTCGCTGGCATTCAGGGATAAATGCACGGCGTCCAAGAATCCGAGTTAATACTGCTGGAACTGGTCGGAAAGCCAGAATTGCTCCCCCAGTTCGAGATGAGGATATTAATGATACAATTCCAGTCATTGGATCAGATTCAGCTTTTAGAGACGGGAGATACTTGTACTATTCTCGTGGTGGTGATTACTGTAAAGAAATGAATCATTATCTGTGGAGTTTTCTATGTGCTTTGGGTGAGGCTCAGTACTTGAATCGGACATTTGTGATGGATTTGAGTATCTGTTTGGCATCGTCACACACTCAGAGTCGTAAGGATGAGGAAGGGAAAGACTTTAGGTTCTATtttgattttgagcatttgaaAGAGGATGCATCTATTGTCGAGGAAGGAGACTTCCTTAAAGATTGGAAGAGATGGGATAAAACACATAAAAAGAAAATCTCTGTAAGGAAAGTTGCAAACCATAAAGTGTCGCCAATGCAACTAAGGACGGACAAGAGCACAATTATATGGAGGCAGTTTGATGCCCCCGAGCCAGAGAACTACTGGTATCGTGTCTGTGAAGGGCCTGCTGCTAAATACATCCAGAGGCCGTGGCACGCTTTGTGGAAATCAAAGAGACTGATGAATATAGTTACTGAGATTAGTGGAAGTATGGACTGGGATTATGACGCTGTTCATGTTGTTCGGGGAGAGAAAGCTCAGAACAAGGAGTTGTGGCCCCATCTGGATGCTGATACATCTCCTGATGCCTTTGTCATGAAGCTTCAAGGAGCAATAACACCTTGGAGGAACTTGTATGTTGCCACAAACGAGCCTTTCTATAATTATTTTGATAAACTTAGATCCCACTACAAGGTACATTTGCTTGACGATTACAAGTATTTGTGGAGTAATACAAGTGAGTGGTACAATGAAACAACACAATTAAATGGTGGACGCCCTGTTGAATTCGACGGATATATGAGGGTTGAAGTGGACACTGAGGTCCTTTATAGAGCAAAGACTCAGGTGGAGACATTTTATAACTTGACAAAAGACTGTAAGGATGGGATCAACACGTGCTAA
- the LOC104114562 gene encoding serine/arginine-rich SC35-like splicing factor SCL30A: MRGRSYSPSPPRGYGRRGRSPSPRGRYAGRSRDDPTTLLVRNLRHDCRSEDLKKPFGQFGPVKDIYLPRDYYTREPRGFGFIQYLDPADAGEAKYQMDGQVFQGRQLTVVFAEENRKKPQEMRARERGSGRGGRNYDRRGTPPRFHNSPRYSRSPPPRSRDYYSPPKRRQYSRSVSPEEKRYSRERSYSPRAGQGRSYSQSPPREQSPPYNGSRSRSQSPVKEEQSPPYNGSRSRSRSPVRARSPVRGPSRRRSPSQSRSRSPDAVHYSRNPDRDVSPRH; this comes from the exons ATGAGGGGAAGGAGTTACAGTCCATCACCACCAAGAGGTTATGGAAGGAGAGGAAGGAGCCCAAGCCCCAGGGGTCGCTATGCTGGTCGTAGCAGAGATGATCCGACTACTCTATTAGTTCGCAATCTTCGCCATGACTGTCG GTCAGAAGACCTCAAAAAGCCATTCGGGCAATTTGGCCCTGTCAAGGACATTTACTTGCCGCGAGACTATTATACTCG TGAACCACGTGGCTTTGGATTTATCCAATATCTGGATCCTGCTGATGCTGGAGAAGCTAAGTATCAGATGGATGGTCAGGTTTTCCAAGGTCGTCAACTGACGGTAGTTTTTGCTGAGGAGAACAGGAAAAAGCCTCAAGAAATGAGAGCTAGGGAGCGTGGAAG TGGTAGGGGTGGCCGCAATTATGATCGAAGGGGTACTCCCCCTAGATTCCATAACTCTCCTCGGTATTCTCGATCTCCACCTCCACGCAGCCGTGATTACTACTCTCCGCCTAAGAGAAGGCAGTACTCGAG GTCTGTTTCGCCTGAAGAGAAAAGATACAGTCGCGAGAGATCATACTCTCCTCGTGCTGGTCAGGGGAGGTCATACTCGCAATCCCCTCCAAGGGAGCAATCTCCACCATACAATGGGTCAAGGAGCCGCAGTCAGAGTCCAGTTAAGGAGGAGCAGTCTCCACCTTATAATGGGTCAAGGAGCCGCAGCCGAAGTCCAGTCAGGGCACGTTCTCCCGTTAGGGGTCCCAGCAGGAGGCGGAGCCCAAGTCAAAGCCGTAGTAGGAGTCCTGATGCTGTTCATTATTCCAGGAATCCTGACCGTGACGTGTCCCCTAGACACTGA
- the LOC104114561 gene encoding probable CoA ligase CCL12 isoform X1 gives MGKSISEVRVEDLVRAGVAEEEAKWLMGELNVAIAKVAVNINGELDQKEVWREITARKLLKPSHPHALHQLLYYSVYHNYDQSTHGPPLYWFPSLNESRCTNLGRIMETHCPKLFGASYKDPISSFKEFHRFSVQHPEIYWPIVLKELPIHFLETPKCILDTSDKSKHGGNWLPGSVLNIAESCVRSSNYPNKQDDSVAIVWRAEGNDDKEVNCMTLKQLREQVMMVANALENMFSKGDAIAIDMPMTATAVVIYLAIVLAGFVVVSIADSFAAQEIAVRLRVSNAKAVFTQDSIVRGGRRFPLYSRVVEAAPLKAIVVPAIGEDVQVQLRNQDRSWNDFLASVSHLPRPNSYFPVHQSIDSVTNILFSSGTTGDPKAIPWTHLSPIRCAAESWANLDVRAGDVSCWPTNLGWVMGPILIYSCFLTGATLALYHGSPLDHGFGKFVQDAGVTILGTVPSLVKTWKSTGCIKGLDWTRIRMFASTGEASNVDDDLWLSSRVDYKPVIECCGGTELSSSYIMGNLLQPQAFGAFSSASMSTGFVILDEDGRPYPDDQACVGEVGLFPTYMGATDRLLNADHEKVYFEGMPMYKDMLYFQQLRRHGDILKRTVGGYLVVQGRADDTMNLGGIKTSSIEIERVCDRADVSVLETAAVSAAPPNGGPEQLAIFVVLTEGITVSPDTLKKRFSRAIQSNLNPLFKVSSVKIVPMFPRTASNKLLRRVLRDQWKQDLQIQSKI, from the exons atgggaAAGAGCATAAGTGAAGTGAGGGTGGAAGATTTGGTAAGAGCAGGAGTAGCAGAGGAGGAAGCAAAATGGTTGATGGGAGAGCTGAATGTTGCAATTGCTAAAGTTGCTGTTAATATTAATGGTGAGTTGGATCAGAAGGAGGTATGGCGTGAAATCACTGCTCGGAAATTACTGAAACCCTCACACCCACATGCTCTGCATCAGCTCCTTTACTACTCTGTCTACCATAACTATGATCAGTCCACTCATGGCCCTCCTCTCTATTGGTTCCCTTCACT GAATGAATCTAGATGCACAAATTTGGGCCGCATAATGGAAACTCATTGTCCGAAGCTTTTTGGAGCATCATACAAGGATCCGATCTCAAGTTTTAAAGAATTTCATAGGTTTTCTGTTCAGCATCCTGAG ATTTACTGGCCAATTGTTTTAAAAGAACTACCAATTCACTTTCTGGAAACCCCTAAATGCATACTGGATACCTCTGACAAGTCAAAACATGGAGGAAACTGGCTTCCTGGTTCAGTTCTGAATATAGCCGAGAGTTGTGTGCGTTCGAGCAATTACCCCAACAAGCAGGATGATAGCGTGGCCATTGTATGGAGGGCAGAAGGGAATGATGATAAAGAAGTTAATTGCATGACATTGAAACAGCTGAGAGAACAAGTAAT GATGGTGGCAAATGCACTGGAAAACATGTTCTCAAAGGGTGATGCCATTGCCATTGACATGCCAATGACTGCCACAGCAGTCGTTATATACTTGGCCATTGTTCTTGCTGGATTTGTGGTGGTATCAATTGCTGATAGCTTTGCTGCACAGGAGATTGCGGTCCGTTTACGAGTATCTAATGCCAAGGCTGTATTTACACAG GATTCCATAGTGCGAGGAGGCCGAAGATTCCCCTTGTACAG TCGAGTTGTAGAAGCTGCTCCACTTAAAGCTATTGTAGTTCCTGCGATTGGGGAGGATGTACAAGTTCAATTAAGGAACCAAGATCGATCATGGAATGATTTTCTTGCCAGTGTCAGTCACCTTCCCAG GCCAAATTCTTATTTTCCAGTTCATCAATCGATAGACTCTGTTACCAACATACTATTCTCATCAGGAACCACAG GAGATCCAAAAGCAATACCTTGGACTCACCTGTCTCCCATTCGATGTGCTGCTGAGTCATGGGCTAATCTTGATGTTCGAGCTGGAGATGTTAGCTGCTGGCCCACAAACTTGGGATGGGTGATGGGACCAATTCTAATCTACAGTTGCTTTCTAACTGGTGCAACTCTAGCTCTCTATCATGGATCCCCTCTAGACCATGGTTTTGGGAAATTTGTGCAG GATGCAGGAGTTACTATCCTGGGGACTGTTCCAAGCTTAGTGAAGACTTGGAAAAGTACTGGGTGTATTAAAGGCCTAGATTGGACAAGGATACG GATGTTTGCTAGTACTGGAGAAGCCTCTAATGTCGATGATGATCTTTGGCTTTCTTCAAGGGTGGACTATAAACCTGTTATTGAATGCTGCGGAGGCACAGAGCTATCGTCATCTTACATTATGGGAAATCTTCTTCAACCACAAGCTTTTGGAGCATTTAGCTCTGCATCAATGTCCACCGGTTTTGTCATCTTAGACGAAGATGGGCGCCCTTAT CCAGATGATCAAGCTTGTGTTGGTGAAGTAGGCTTGTTTCCAACCTATATGGGAGCAACTGATAGATTGCTGAATGCTGATCATGAGAAAGTGTATTTCGAGGGAATGCCAATGTACAAAGATATG TTATATTTCCAGCAACTAAGGAGACATGGTGATATCCTAAAGCGAACTGTTGGAGGTTATCTTGTTGTTCAAGGCAGAGCTGATGACACCATGAATCTTGGAGGTATAAAG ACAAGTTCAATAGAAATTGAGCGTGTTTGTGATCGTGCTGATGTCAGTGTCCTGGAAACTGCTGCAGTCAGTGCTGCACCACCAAATGGTGGTCCAGAACAGTTAGCTATATTTGTGGTTCTCACAGAGGGGATAACTGTTTCACCAGACACTCTGAAGAAAAGATTCTCAAGAGCCATTCAAAGCAATCTTAATCCTTTATTCAAG GTGAGCTCCGTGAAGATAGTCCCGATGTTCCCTCGAACAGCTTCAAATAAGTTGTTGAGGAGAGTTCTAAGAGACCAGTGGAAGCAAGATCTTCAGATACAGAGTAAAATTTAG
- the LOC104114561 gene encoding probable CoA ligase CCL12 isoform X3: METHCPKLFGASYKDPISSFKEFHRFSVQHPEIYWPIVLKELPIHFLETPKCILDTSDKSKHGGNWLPGSVLNIAESCVRSSNYPNKQDDSVAIVWRAEGNDDKEVNCMTLKQLREQVMMVANALENMFSKGDAIAIDMPMTATAVVIYLAIVLAGFVVVSIADSFAAQEIAVRLRVSNAKAVFTQDSIVRGGRRFPLYSRVVEAAPLKAIVVPAIGEDVQVQLRNQDRSWNDFLASVSHLPRPNSYFPVHQSIDSVTNILFSSGTTGDPKAIPWTHLSPIRCAAESWANLDVRAGDVSCWPTNLGWVMGPILIYSCFLTGATLALYHGSPLDHGFGKFVQDAGVTILGTVPSLVKTWKSTGCIKGLDWTRIRMFASTGEASNVDDDLWLSSRVDYKPVIECCGGTELSSSYIMGNLLQPQAFGAFSSASMSTGFVILDEDGRPYPDDQACVGEVGLFPTYMGATDRLLNADHEKVYFEGMPMYKDMLYFQQLRRHGDILKRTVGGYLVVQGRADDTMNLGGIKTSSIEIERVCDRADVSVLETAAVSAAPPNGGPEQLAIFVVLTEGITVSPDTLKKRFSRAIQSNLNPLFKVSSVKIVPMFPRTASNKLLRRVLRDQWKQDLQIQSKI; this comes from the exons ATGGAAACTCATTGTCCGAAGCTTTTTGGAGCATCATACAAGGATCCGATCTCAAGTTTTAAAGAATTTCATAGGTTTTCTGTTCAGCATCCTGAG ATTTACTGGCCAATTGTTTTAAAAGAACTACCAATTCACTTTCTGGAAACCCCTAAATGCATACTGGATACCTCTGACAAGTCAAAACATGGAGGAAACTGGCTTCCTGGTTCAGTTCTGAATATAGCCGAGAGTTGTGTGCGTTCGAGCAATTACCCCAACAAGCAGGATGATAGCGTGGCCATTGTATGGAGGGCAGAAGGGAATGATGATAAAGAAGTTAATTGCATGACATTGAAACAGCTGAGAGAACAAGTAAT GATGGTGGCAAATGCACTGGAAAACATGTTCTCAAAGGGTGATGCCATTGCCATTGACATGCCAATGACTGCCACAGCAGTCGTTATATACTTGGCCATTGTTCTTGCTGGATTTGTGGTGGTATCAATTGCTGATAGCTTTGCTGCACAGGAGATTGCGGTCCGTTTACGAGTATCTAATGCCAAGGCTGTATTTACACAG GATTCCATAGTGCGAGGAGGCCGAAGATTCCCCTTGTACAG TCGAGTTGTAGAAGCTGCTCCACTTAAAGCTATTGTAGTTCCTGCGATTGGGGAGGATGTACAAGTTCAATTAAGGAACCAAGATCGATCATGGAATGATTTTCTTGCCAGTGTCAGTCACCTTCCCAG GCCAAATTCTTATTTTCCAGTTCATCAATCGATAGACTCTGTTACCAACATACTATTCTCATCAGGAACCACAG GAGATCCAAAAGCAATACCTTGGACTCACCTGTCTCCCATTCGATGTGCTGCTGAGTCATGGGCTAATCTTGATGTTCGAGCTGGAGATGTTAGCTGCTGGCCCACAAACTTGGGATGGGTGATGGGACCAATTCTAATCTACAGTTGCTTTCTAACTGGTGCAACTCTAGCTCTCTATCATGGATCCCCTCTAGACCATGGTTTTGGGAAATTTGTGCAG GATGCAGGAGTTACTATCCTGGGGACTGTTCCAAGCTTAGTGAAGACTTGGAAAAGTACTGGGTGTATTAAAGGCCTAGATTGGACAAGGATACG GATGTTTGCTAGTACTGGAGAAGCCTCTAATGTCGATGATGATCTTTGGCTTTCTTCAAGGGTGGACTATAAACCTGTTATTGAATGCTGCGGAGGCACAGAGCTATCGTCATCTTACATTATGGGAAATCTTCTTCAACCACAAGCTTTTGGAGCATTTAGCTCTGCATCAATGTCCACCGGTTTTGTCATCTTAGACGAAGATGGGCGCCCTTAT CCAGATGATCAAGCTTGTGTTGGTGAAGTAGGCTTGTTTCCAACCTATATGGGAGCAACTGATAGATTGCTGAATGCTGATCATGAGAAAGTGTATTTCGAGGGAATGCCAATGTACAAAGATATG TTATATTTCCAGCAACTAAGGAGACATGGTGATATCCTAAAGCGAACTGTTGGAGGTTATCTTGTTGTTCAAGGCAGAGCTGATGACACCATGAATCTTGGAGGTATAAAG ACAAGTTCAATAGAAATTGAGCGTGTTTGTGATCGTGCTGATGTCAGTGTCCTGGAAACTGCTGCAGTCAGTGCTGCACCACCAAATGGTGGTCCAGAACAGTTAGCTATATTTGTGGTTCTCACAGAGGGGATAACTGTTTCACCAGACACTCTGAAGAAAAGATTCTCAAGAGCCATTCAAAGCAATCTTAATCCTTTATTCAAG GTGAGCTCCGTGAAGATAGTCCCGATGTTCCCTCGAACAGCTTCAAATAAGTTGTTGAGGAGAGTTCTAAGAGACCAGTGGAAGCAAGATCTTCAGATACAGAGTAAAATTTAG
- the LOC104114561 gene encoding probable CoA ligase CCL12 isoform X2 has protein sequence MGKSISEVRVEDLVRAGVAEEEAKWLMGELNVAIAKVAVNINGELDQKEVWREITARKLLKPSHPHALHQLLYYSVYHNYDQSTHGPPLYWFPSLNESRCTNLGRIMETHCPKLFGASYKDPISSFKEFHRFSVQHPEIYWPIVLKELPIHFLETPKCILDTSDKSKHGGNWLPGSVLNIAESCVRSSNYPNKQDDSVAIVWRAEGNDDKEVNCMTLKQLREQVMMVANALENMFSKGDAIAIDMPMTATAVVIYLAIVLAGFVVVSIADSFAAQEIAVRLRVSNAKAVFTQDSIVRGGRRFPLYSRVVEAAPLKAIVVPAIGEDVQVQLRNQDRSWNDFLASVSHLPRPNSYFPVHQSIDSVTNILFSSGTTGDPKAIPWTHLSPIRCAAESWANLDVRAGDVSCWPTNLGWVMGPILIYSCFLTGATLALYHGSPLDHGFGKFVQDAGVTILGTVPSLVKTWKSTGCIKGLDWTRIRMFASTGEASNVDDDLWLSSRVDYKPVIECCGGTELSSSYIMGNLLQPQAFGAFSSASMSTGFVILDEDGRPYPDDQACVGEVGLFPTYMGATDRLLNADHEKVYFEGMPMYKDMQLRRHGDILKRTVGGYLVVQGRADDTMNLGGIKTSSIEIERVCDRADVSVLETAAVSAAPPNGGPEQLAIFVVLTEGITVSPDTLKKRFSRAIQSNLNPLFKVSSVKIVPMFPRTASNKLLRRVLRDQWKQDLQIQSKI, from the exons atgggaAAGAGCATAAGTGAAGTGAGGGTGGAAGATTTGGTAAGAGCAGGAGTAGCAGAGGAGGAAGCAAAATGGTTGATGGGAGAGCTGAATGTTGCAATTGCTAAAGTTGCTGTTAATATTAATGGTGAGTTGGATCAGAAGGAGGTATGGCGTGAAATCACTGCTCGGAAATTACTGAAACCCTCACACCCACATGCTCTGCATCAGCTCCTTTACTACTCTGTCTACCATAACTATGATCAGTCCACTCATGGCCCTCCTCTCTATTGGTTCCCTTCACT GAATGAATCTAGATGCACAAATTTGGGCCGCATAATGGAAACTCATTGTCCGAAGCTTTTTGGAGCATCATACAAGGATCCGATCTCAAGTTTTAAAGAATTTCATAGGTTTTCTGTTCAGCATCCTGAG ATTTACTGGCCAATTGTTTTAAAAGAACTACCAATTCACTTTCTGGAAACCCCTAAATGCATACTGGATACCTCTGACAAGTCAAAACATGGAGGAAACTGGCTTCCTGGTTCAGTTCTGAATATAGCCGAGAGTTGTGTGCGTTCGAGCAATTACCCCAACAAGCAGGATGATAGCGTGGCCATTGTATGGAGGGCAGAAGGGAATGATGATAAAGAAGTTAATTGCATGACATTGAAACAGCTGAGAGAACAAGTAAT GATGGTGGCAAATGCACTGGAAAACATGTTCTCAAAGGGTGATGCCATTGCCATTGACATGCCAATGACTGCCACAGCAGTCGTTATATACTTGGCCATTGTTCTTGCTGGATTTGTGGTGGTATCAATTGCTGATAGCTTTGCTGCACAGGAGATTGCGGTCCGTTTACGAGTATCTAATGCCAAGGCTGTATTTACACAG GATTCCATAGTGCGAGGAGGCCGAAGATTCCCCTTGTACAG TCGAGTTGTAGAAGCTGCTCCACTTAAAGCTATTGTAGTTCCTGCGATTGGGGAGGATGTACAAGTTCAATTAAGGAACCAAGATCGATCATGGAATGATTTTCTTGCCAGTGTCAGTCACCTTCCCAG GCCAAATTCTTATTTTCCAGTTCATCAATCGATAGACTCTGTTACCAACATACTATTCTCATCAGGAACCACAG GAGATCCAAAAGCAATACCTTGGACTCACCTGTCTCCCATTCGATGTGCTGCTGAGTCATGGGCTAATCTTGATGTTCGAGCTGGAGATGTTAGCTGCTGGCCCACAAACTTGGGATGGGTGATGGGACCAATTCTAATCTACAGTTGCTTTCTAACTGGTGCAACTCTAGCTCTCTATCATGGATCCCCTCTAGACCATGGTTTTGGGAAATTTGTGCAG GATGCAGGAGTTACTATCCTGGGGACTGTTCCAAGCTTAGTGAAGACTTGGAAAAGTACTGGGTGTATTAAAGGCCTAGATTGGACAAGGATACG GATGTTTGCTAGTACTGGAGAAGCCTCTAATGTCGATGATGATCTTTGGCTTTCTTCAAGGGTGGACTATAAACCTGTTATTGAATGCTGCGGAGGCACAGAGCTATCGTCATCTTACATTATGGGAAATCTTCTTCAACCACAAGCTTTTGGAGCATTTAGCTCTGCATCAATGTCCACCGGTTTTGTCATCTTAGACGAAGATGGGCGCCCTTAT CCAGATGATCAAGCTTGTGTTGGTGAAGTAGGCTTGTTTCCAACCTATATGGGAGCAACTGATAGATTGCTGAATGCTGATCATGAGAAAGTGTATTTCGAGGGAATGCCAATGTACAAAGATATG CAACTAAGGAGACATGGTGATATCCTAAAGCGAACTGTTGGAGGTTATCTTGTTGTTCAAGGCAGAGCTGATGACACCATGAATCTTGGAGGTATAAAG ACAAGTTCAATAGAAATTGAGCGTGTTTGTGATCGTGCTGATGTCAGTGTCCTGGAAACTGCTGCAGTCAGTGCTGCACCACCAAATGGTGGTCCAGAACAGTTAGCTATATTTGTGGTTCTCACAGAGGGGATAACTGTTTCACCAGACACTCTGAAGAAAAGATTCTCAAGAGCCATTCAAAGCAATCTTAATCCTTTATTCAAG GTGAGCTCCGTGAAGATAGTCCCGATGTTCCCTCGAACAGCTTCAAATAAGTTGTTGAGGAGAGTTCTAAGAGACCAGTGGAAGCAAGATCTTCAGATACAGAGTAAAATTTAG